In Oryzias latipes chromosome 6, ASM223467v1, the sequence cttttctcaAGTTTTTGTTCTTTAGGTCAACACTACCCTCTTTGTTCATGTTcaagttatttttattcaatCTTACGCTCTTTTAAATTACAGGACAAGAAGTCCCTTTAACTGATGGATTTGCAGATCTTGATGTGTCTGCGGATGCATCATTAATTACTTTTAAAtactttcctttttgaattttgCAGCATTTGTGGGTTTTGAGACTAAAGTTGTCTTGATGGACATCAAGAGATGTCCTTGTGTGTGTTGACAATGAAGTAAGTCTCAAACCTAAGCTGCACAAACAAGTTATGTTTTGAAGACAAGCATGCAGGAGAACATACTGTTCTGCAGAAGTGAATTGGATTACTGCAGACtgttttcccttaaaaaaaaaagttaccatTGGAACTCATTGTAAAATAAAGCTGAACAGAACCACTGAGCAATTTTACAACCACCTTTTTAAACCCACAGGGAATGACTTTTAAATGCttgaaaaaatagattttgggTGGAGTACTGCTTAAACATCCATTAagttaatttcattttaaatacagCAGCTGAGACTGCATGGAAACACTGGGTAATGTTGTCCCAAACAGGCCCCTTTTCATTTCCAGCACTGCTTTTGACAGCCTGTCTATTTTTAACAGCCTATTAAGTCAAGACAGTCTTTCAAACTGTGTCAAATTGAACTTTAGTCTTTTAGCAGTTGAACCAAACTCAGGCCAGGAGTGTAATTTACTGACTTTAAATTAGGAATGAAACCAGGGCAACACTGCTAACCTCATTTTAGCATTCAAGTGGGCTTTTGGGTCACACTTTCTTTACAAGGAAACTGAACCAGGACAGCTCTCAAATGATAGTTCGGCACACATTTTGGCCCAAGTTGAAGAAAAAATTGTAAACcttaaaatatttacagataGATTTTATTTAGGACTGCTTGTTGACTAAATTGAATAAATCCTAAAATATACTTTTGAAATCTAAGGGTCAAGTTGTTCTAAATTAAAAGGCATCTCAGTCACACATACCTTATCCAGCATAAAGTctaaaagaacatttaattATGTCCTTTCCTGCATCCTTTTGACAATTTTTTATTATGAGCTGCGTAAGGGATGAGGTGTGTGGATTATTAGAAAATAACCAACGAGGAGGAAACCTGAAGCCTGAATCTGAATTAGGCATTTTCCCTtacataattcaaaataaatatagcCTAAAGATACAGGCATTATCCCGCATATACAATATCTATTTAATAGACTTTTATcacttaattcttgtttttttataggtttcatttgctttttcacaaaaagccgAATATTTGAAAAGTAGTACGATACGTTGTCATAGTAACAGCTAaagatttatatataaatatatattttttttaaattgtttaaaacatgttaataatTGGAATACCAACCCACATTAAGGCCAGCGCAGTCATATAGAACATTTGGGCAACCGGTGACCGGACCTTCTTTTTTAGGGGTACAATATCACTTTGGTATATCTCTTCTTAATACACACCCtgcagaattgagtattcacccgtaccaaggtataaaaaaatgtaagtacaaAGGAAAACACAGACCAGAAATTGTCAAGATCCATTTATTTGTCTTGATACAGTACTACAGGGGCATCGTGTTGACCTGAAGGATTAAGACATTTTACAGGATTTCACATACCTTTCTTTGACTATTTGATTCACTCGCACTTTGACCTTCTCAATGAGATGATGACACTCATTTGGAAACACATTGGATCCAAAGCAGGCTAAAGCAAAAATGGAGtagtttataaaaacaaaacaaaagggaaaTTAAATGGCTTGATCAATAAATACaggtataaaaaaacacaagttttcacatacaaacaccaaaaaaaagtttatgaaaTATACCATAGGCACACAACTTAATAAACCTTGACAGTCCAGGATCACTgacctatttaaaaaaaaagcaaaaccaaataGGGGCACTTGCCAATAAAGGTAATGACATCTAAAGAAAATATACTTAAATAATATAACAATACTAATTTATTATTACTGTAATAACAAAATCCAGTCAAGTATTCCTATGATTAAAcgtttttttatctaaaaaatatGCACCAGTAATTTCCAGTTTGGCAGAGTCAAAGTTTGGATTCTTTTTGCTGCTCTATCTCCATTTTGTTTGGTGTTCTTCCAGCATTTTTGGGCCTCCTTTTACTTTGGTAGATgagaaaatacaacatttttagcATCAACTTTTGAAATATTGGTGTAAATACACCCATTTTAAGATTAGATTTGCAttttaattggatttttttaagctttattagCTGTACCACAACATAGGGAAAAAGTCATCATCTCAATTTCACATTAAATTTGCTTTATGGAGAGACATTTTAATACTTCAATGAaggaagtattttttttgtttgttattcacAATGCAGTTCTTAGATTTTgtaaaatcaaaaacagaggcataataaaacaaaatactaacaTAGTATAATTTTCTCACTGTAATCCAGTTGACAATAAAATGCGATacaaaaggcaataaaaagCAGTAATATATGCAGCGGGTCATTCATCTGACTCTCTACCCAGGACCTTACCTTCACATGAGCTGACAACTAAAAACATTCAAGCTTGTATCTTTAGGGTGATCTACAGCACGGCAGAGCTTTTAATACCGTGAATGACATCAGCGCTTGTTCACCAGTATTTTTTTGAATCTGCAGAGATGAATTATATGCTTTGTAGAGCCAAGCGAACGACTTGTCACGCATGTATAGCCTCTATACAAGCTGTGTCAACAGCCTGCAGCATCTCGAAACATAAAGTCAAAGAAGAGAAAAGTGAGGTAAAACCAGAGGGGGATTGATTCATTTACCAACTGGGAAAACTGATTTGCTCCAGTCCCTGAAGAAATCATGTCAAAGCCTCTTCACATTTTTGGTGTGAAGCAAAAACTTTCCATCTCCTTTCCATCTACTCTTTCGACCAACTTTCTTTACTTCCTCTACTCTACTTCACAAATCTTTCACAAAATAAATCTAACACCTCAACCTTGGCATTTCACAGCCAACTCCTTTTCCAATTTCTGCGCTGCATCTTTCTTTCACACTTTCTTTTTCCCCTACAGCTATAAATCTCTACGCACTTCCTCTCTCATACgctcaaataaaaacaacaggcCGGCTAATTGTGCTTGGCTGACATAATGAAGTAGTATACACAGCTAGAGGGCTGAGTGGAATCTGGAGATCCCACCTGTGCTGAGCTGGTTTGAGGCTGATGAGGGATCTGTAGCACCCACACGCGTCCAGCTTTTGTCTGGGGGATTTGCTTCTTCGTCAGCAAGCTAAGACAAACCACCTTACTTAGCAGTTTCAAAGAGGTACAGGTAAACTTCTACGATTGAAATTACTCTGCAagtcttaaaataataatacaataaaataacatgttatttttttccctttaaaattataaaaatccAGGCACATTCCAGGACTGTGAGGTGGTGTCTCCACCATCTCCCTTTACTAGATGTCCCACAAGGTGagcccctccagacctcttTTGCTGCCAGGTGACTTTATGCAGACCAGCTTTAACtgctgaaaaaaactaaaatgttttttggtcacatatATAGTACATGTGAAAGGAGAAGTGGGTGGGGTCGGAACTGTTTTTATCGCTGTTGCCTCACTTTGACCTTTAACCTTCAAAACAGGTAAAGCAGGTCAGCTGAGTTCTTAAAGGCCCTGGGTTTCTGCACATTCACAAATAACATGTAAAAAGCTCATCTGGTGACAGGGTGGCCTGGCTTTCCCCTCTACTTTAAGGAAATGAcatacataatttttttttatatttttaaacagaaaaaggcaCTTCCTACAAATTCCCTAAtttcatacatatatatataggaCATATGCTTTTATTAAGGTATATTTGTCTGCGTGTGTTGTATGCGCAGATGCAGATATATATGTATGTTTATCATTACTGAGTAACATAATTATATATGTCAGTTCCACTGAAGGAGCTTGAGACAAGGAACTTCAGACCCTTCCAGTTATAGCCACCATGCACCAGTTTTGCACTTAACTAAAGCTACaaaatatcaataaataataaagatagtttttaggatttttttttctttctttggaaCAAGACCctggtttttttgttctttcaaaaGAAGTAAAAGTCACAAAAGCATGTGCTCTCTGTGAGTTTTAAGGTGCTTTTGTAAACTCATATTTGAATTAGGTGGTGTAGAAGAAGGAGAGGGAGGCAGCTTGTGGCTGCTGCGTTTGGGATTCAAACTTGCCGTTTTGCTGAATATGTAAACATGTTGAACGTGGAGTCTACATCAGCCCAAAAGCAGAGTGGGTGGCATTCTGCCGTGCGGGCACTGACCTTTTTACTGTTAACAAAACCTTGATTTGATTTTCTCCTGTCAAAGAAATGCACTTTGTGTGAGCATGTCTGTGAACAGAGACATGGCTTTGCTATCAAGATTTCAAAAGCCACAAACTCCTGAAGGTGTATCCCAGTAATGCACTGGTCGTTAATGTCATGCAGACCCATCAGTGCACACACCAACCACAAAGACAGTCACGTTTGAATCCCTCTGCTCCTTCTCGTCGTCTCTTTAGGTGAGGTTGCTGCTGATGTCCAGGGCTTGCTGGTACACCTGAGTCATGTCCTCCAGATCCCCCAGCAAGGAGAAGCTTCCATTGTCCCCTGGGGAGCCTTTCGCTTTGGAGCCAAGGTTGAACTTGGGCCCCTGGAGAGGTGGGGCAGTCTGGAAACCCTTGAAGTTGGAAAGATGCAGAAGGTTTTCAGCAGATACACAAGCCCTGATGTTTGGGTGGTGGTGTGGAGTGGAGGGATGCCACTCAGCCCCACTTAAGGAGCTTGGTGACAGGGACAGGACGGAACTATCTTCTCCCACTATGCTGGAGGGTCGACTCTGACTGCGGGACAGGCCAGAGTCAGCTGGGGGAGGAGGGTCATTAAGGACTCTTGCCACTGTTACTGCTGACGGCACCCCGCTGTAGGTGGAGTACTTGCCGTTTCGTTTCAAGATGCCCTTTCTTCCAATTGCCCTTTTAGGAGGGGAGCTGGCTACCAGAGACATACTGGCACCCCCCAAAAGCTCAGAGGACTCACTGCGCTCTGGAGAAGAGTAGTACCCTGATTCCCGTTGTTGGTTGTTCTTTAAAATACCCTTCTTGGGTAGAGAGGGCACCATCTTGGCTGGCGAACCACCACCTAAGGGGAAGTCCCCTTCATCTCTCTCTGGGTTTGAGGTCTCCTCTTCAGCTTCTGCTTCCTGAGGTAGCGCTGCTTTATTAAGCTCCCCCTCATCAAAACCGGCAGCTTGTTGCTCCTCTGTTACCCTGGTCTTTAAAATGCCCTTTGGTCTCTTCAGACCtggtttttcctctgctccactTTGTAACTGTCCTGCCTCAACGTTTTCCTTCTTACACTTTTTGGGCCTCTGGCGCAGCATTTGGGGCATTGCTGAAATCTTGGCTCCAGTACCACGTGGCTCGGTGCGGTTCTGCCAGTCAATGAAACGGGCTAGCATGGGTGAGCCTCCTTGGTCTCGTTGGGTCTCACAGTCACACACGCTGTTCTTCCAGCCCCAGTTTACCCACCAGTGATTGGCTATGTCCTCTACTGTGGCTCTGCGCTCAGGGTTCACCATCAGCATCCAGCGGATCAGTCCACGGGCATCTAACAGAAAACAGTGTGTTTACTAGAGATGCAATGATTTactttccccacaatttggTTCAAACCTAGATCTTTGGGTCACAGTTTAGTTTGAATTCAACATATGATTTGTGTGTtacaaaacaaccacaaagaaCTAAAAATTCAGGAATTTCACTTTGCTAATACTCAagaaacaatgaagaaaaaccctTTGGCTGGTTTATATTGAGCCTGGAGTGATGTAATAAAAAACTATATTAAATGTAGCACAACACATTTTGACACTTTCAGACTAAGCATATGGAAGAGGGATGCAAAGATTCACTTTACCCAAGATTTACTTCAATGGTGTTGCATTCGAATCAGTTTTTGAACGAGAATTATGACATCCCTATTataaactttataaaaatggaaggaaaattttaaaatctgtagattatttattcattttaattgataCCACTAAGGCCAAAACCACAAACATACTAATAATTGTGCTTTCAGAGAGAGAATTTATCTGAAAAGTCCCTGTTTGTGCTTCATTCGTAaaagaaatcccaaatattGTCCATGTTAAAGATCCATTTAAAatcagcagagagaaaaaaagtggcCACACTGATACCTGAGGACTGAGTGGGTTCTTTGTAGTCGCCGTTGCTGATCTGGCGAATGAGGTTTTTGTGGTCTCCCCCATCAAATGGCATGGTTCCATAGACCAGGGTATACAGCAGGACCCCAAGAGCCCAGCTGTCCacctttaaatgaaacaaaactttGTCATATTAGTCGGTCTTTCAAATGAAATTTAATCTgtttatatactgtatatgaggagaaaattaaaaaagcattgAGGTGTGTTATGCAACCTAGAGGCAGTTTTCCAAGTGCTGTTTTGATTAGTGAATCATGCCAGTGAAATGTGGAATGAGCTCAGCTCTGCTCACCATCAGATTAGAGCAACAAGTTATACTTTTCAGTTTACTTTGGGATAAAAAAGCACCACAGTGGGTTTTCACACAAACATCTTGCAAGAACATTCTTATGTTCAACCACTTGACATGTTTGTCCAAAGGAGACGTTGACAAATGTTGGAAATATGCTTGGAAATGTCTCACTTCCATTATGATTGGCCTACCCTTACTCCACTGCTCTTTTAGGCGAAAACATGAACTTCCTGAGCACCGTCCTGACCTGATGGCAGGTGGGTATTTTAAGACTGGGGTGTGTGCTGTTGCATAAGGAGGTACAGAGCCATAGGGGCAGGCGGTGTGGGCGGAAGGGAGTATTAATACCAAAAGAGATAACAGACTGAGCTCTAGATGCTCATGACCTGAGTGGGCATCAGAGTTTGTGAGAGAAACAATTTGATAACACGTGTTGTGTTGATTTTAGATAACAGAGAACATAAAGATGTCCagaggaatgtgtttttgacTTGGGGGGGAGATGAGGTGGGGGTTGTTGAAGGTGtatagcaggggtcgggaacctaaggctcgcgagccatatatggctcttttgatggtcacatgtggctcgcagacaaatctttaattcaaattttttttcttcattagaccagtccttctcgtgcgcgatgcgatggcagaggcgcgcagtagtagcggtgcttagagagacaaatctgcgccagcactagtataagtttaaaattgtctattaattcacagagtttgtaccacccggaaacctgtgaattgccgtgcctaaaagtgcgcgctcccgtctctgagaaagagcgcgcagttgcggggacgggatgtgtgagggagaaagcagagggtggggctgaggtgttgtggggacaggcagcaggtgaatcgcgcagggattgtaaataggtaaaacccactgcctgtcactcactgcagcgtgtgagtgtgtgtttggctccgcgtctgcatgtgagcagtctgtctcacatctacaaaacattcataccaacctaagatcacgtttaaagtctcaacgcctgcatgaagcagaaactcaccacgtaaaccagactagaccatcagcaaaactaccacgagaaatactcatcatttattagaaacagcataacaatggtattaaaaagaatccacagacttattgtactttaaaaaggttgaaattacatcaaatgcacacattcacttgtattttagttttaaacatattgtcgcggactgagttggatggctgttgggccgcgttaaaagttctggagttcattgaccgcatcaagcagagagctgattggctctcagttctgtcgctcagcctgttgttaggtagtttggaccaatggggttcagctatgggccgaataagggaaaggggagggctgcagcgggagcaggggaatataaagttgggagacgcgctctcgtctcgtctcggcgggagagattcaggagttgctgaattaattgttcggcgtttgtcgcggtctgcagtaaccagaataaagaaccttaaaagaggttaagtctccgtgcctcagtgtgggaaagggacactacattattgtatggctctttcgaaattacatttcaaaatatgtggcgtttatggctctcttggccaaaaaggttcccgacccctggtgtaTAGTATCTAGGAAGTCGAGGAAGAGGAAGTCAGATAAGATGAGTTTGACTTCCTTTAAGGCACTGGACCAGTGTCAAGAATGCTTAATTCGTATGTTGTCAGTGCTCCATTCCCTTCAGACAGGGCACTCTCTATTCTTTTACACAGTTTTTGTTGCCCACATTTGCTGACATTTGTGGCCTCACCCCAAATGCAGTTCGAAACTTTTTTCAAAGCAGATTGGAATTCTTTAACTCTTAGCAGCCTGGAGTAAAGGGTTGTAAATCATGATGAACAAAATAGAGTCTAAAGCCCTTGGGGAAGGCTCATGATAATATACAGAGACAGATATAAAAATGTTATCACAACAATGCCTTTAgctctaaagctacgttcacacaggCCTTGGCAACGTTCAAGCGTCCACTTCTTATGAAAAGTCGATGTAAACGCGTGTAAATGTGCGTTTCgtgcttccgcgttcaaaacatATGCATTAATGCATCACTATGTAAGTTTCTACAactttttgggctctacatacaaaacgcacAACCACTGAACATGCGTTGAAAGTTAGACTTGGTTGaacttcaaccaatcagggagttATATTAGAGAGTGACATTTAGATGACTTTGAATTCACAACCATGTGAAAATTGAtcaagaaataaacatttgcgGTTTGTGTCCTACAGGAATttaatgacaccaagtctttcatatttatcagaatagagctgtgaaagaaaaaccctggagcaagatttgcgagatttcCACCACTTTGGCATTTcacaccaagtctcttccaactgtaggtggtggacttGTGCTAATGAacagaagcaaaagaaaaagaaaaggaagcccctccctgcttgtccaaaaCGCGGGTTCAACAATGCACGCCTTGCATAATCTTAATGTAAACATGTCGACATAGCATAATACCTTCTGAGAGGTACCTTATGCCTCTCATAAGGTATACCTTATGGGCTATTTCCCATCTATGTATTAAGTGACTTCAAGTCAAAATTGAAAAATGGTGTGACAATTTCAGGGttgtctatatttatatatgtgcaTATAATATTTCTGTGTGTCTATATTTAATTATCT encodes:
- the nuak1 gene encoding NUAK family SNF1-like kinase 1, whose protein sequence is MEAAYSKLHRGATSPESQGGPAGAAAKPPPPAGGSPEETPASGDGHRSLGVKKHHHKHNLKHRYELLETLGRGTYGKVKKAIERHSGREVAIKSIRKEKIKDEQDMVHIRREIEIMSSLRHPHIISIYEVFENKDKIVIVMEYACKGELYDYISERRRLSERETRRFFRQIVSAVHHCHKNGVVHRDLKLENVLLDENGNIKIADFGLSNLYHKDKLLQTFCGSPLYASPEIVNGRPYRGPEVDSWALGVLLYTLVYGTMPFDGGDHKNLIRQISNGDYKEPTQSSDARGLIRWMLMVNPERRATVEDIANHWWVNWGWKNSVCDCETQRDQGGSPMLARFIDWQNRTEPRGTGAKISAMPQMLRQRPKKCKKENVEAGQLQSGAEEKPGLKRPKGILKTRVTEEQQAAGFDEGELNKAALPQEAEAEEETSNPERDEGDFPLGGGSPAKMVPSLPKKGILKNNQQRESGYYSSPERSESSELLGGASMSLVASSPPKRAIGRKGILKRNGKYSTYSGVPSAVTVARVLNDPPPPADSGLSRSQSRPSSIVGEDSSVLSLSPSSLSGAEWHPSTPHHHPNIRACVSAENLLHLSNFKGFQTAPPLQGPKFNLGSKAKGSPGDNGSFSLLGDLEDMTQVYQQALDISSNLT